From one Lysinibacillus sp. G4S2 genomic stretch:
- a CDS encoding TetR/AcrR family transcriptional regulator: protein MAKPTGIEKSDLLTAAKQSLVDKGIEKFTLKAVAEQAGVTQGTIYYHFKTKEHIILEIIQDICENSWNEILAIDQQMIQSALISAKSRYDNDTFYHKLFFTLIVFGFTNPSIRQQIGQILTTENEHLSDGLKKLWDTSPIDGVSMDTWSIFFNALIDGLAIQVMMRDDFDIDALYQQLEKILQTLYRLGK, encoded by the coding sequence ATGGCAAAACCTACTGGTATCGAAAAGTCGGATTTGTTAACTGCTGCCAAGCAAAGTTTAGTTGACAAAGGAATTGAAAAATTTACATTAAAGGCTGTTGCCGAGCAAGCTGGTGTGACACAGGGAACCATTTATTATCATTTCAAAACAAAGGAACATATCATTCTAGAAATTATTCAAGACATCTGTGAAAATTCTTGGAATGAGATTTTGGCAATCGATCAACAGATGATTCAATCTGCGCTTATTTCTGCAAAGAGTCGTTATGATAATGATACTTTTTACCATAAATTATTTTTTACCTTAATCGTCTTTGGCTTCACGAATCCGTCAATTAGACAGCAGATTGGACAAATTTTAACAACCGAAAATGAACATTTAAGTGACGGTTTAAAAAAATTATGGGATACATCGCCAATTGATGGCGTGTCGATGGATACTTGGAGTATTTTTTTTAACGCCCTTATTGATGGTCTAGCTATACAAGTGATGATGCGAGATGACTTCGACATAGATGCACTCTATCAACAATTAGAAAAAATTCTACAGACATTGTATCGTCTAGGAAAATAA
- a CDS encoding response regulator transcription factor has product MISVLLAEDQQMLRGALASLLSFEPDIKVIAEVSDGQKAWEYIQQELPDVCVLDIEMPNLTGLELAEKIRQANLPCKVMIVTTFARPGYLQKAMDCEVHGYLLKDEPIDYLIETIRKVMNGEKVVSRDLAATLFMKEQNPLNEREIAVLQLVKEGLTTNEISKKLFLTKGTIRNYLSTSIQKLHVESRQQAAQVASEKGWL; this is encoded by the coding sequence ATGATAAGCGTATTACTAGCAGAGGATCAGCAAATGTTACGTGGTGCCTTGGCTTCCTTGTTGTCGTTTGAGCCTGATATAAAAGTGATCGCAGAAGTTTCAGATGGTCAAAAAGCGTGGGAATATATTCAACAAGAGCTACCGGATGTTTGTGTATTGGACATCGAAATGCCGAATCTTACTGGACTTGAGCTCGCTGAAAAAATTAGACAAGCAAATTTACCATGCAAGGTGATGATTGTCACTACCTTTGCACGCCCTGGCTACTTACAGAAAGCGATGGATTGTGAGGTTCACGGTTATTTACTAAAAGACGAACCGATCGACTATTTAATTGAAACAATTAGAAAAGTGATGAATGGTGAAAAGGTAGTCAGCAGAGATTTAGCTGCTACATTGTTTATGAAGGAACAAAATCCACTAAATGAACGTGAAATTGCTGTTCTGCAGCTCGTAAAAGAAGGTCTAACAACCAATGAGATTAGTAAAAAATTATTTTTAACGAAAGGTACTATTCGAAACTATTTATCAACCTCCATTCAAAAACTACATGTCGAATCTAGACAACAAGCTGCACAAGTTGCAAGTGAGAAAGGCTGGCTTTAG
- a CDS encoding ATP-grasp domain-containing protein gives MKTIIFIGTNKSGSSREATKAAEKLGYFTVLFTNNKKQLQQRKAYPDIHQMVLIDTSNIENMKVEIHNLIKFGLEIKSIVSFVDPFVHIASILCDEFCDNYTSSTAIEMMEDKEKTRNFLKNQPYSPKFFLLKPSEAVSNNFEFPLIVKSPKSTGSKDVLLANDSSELNKHLSYLRSKNPRETLMIEEYIEGPQYLVEALVYKRQANIIGIIEQEITQGKRFIITGYGVLVKAPKEIQSGLEEVLKSIVKEFNIENGALHLELRLTKNGWKLIEINPRISGGAMNTMLHAAFGFSLVEETLKLFLGEQPDIKPKHRKFVYTKYIIVESKGILEKVLGRNRATNSPGVVDVYVKPKRGTLLTPPLSMGHRYAYVIAEGATLAEAKNKAIEAAKEIKFILKAS, from the coding sequence CTGAAAACGATTATATTTATCGGCACTAACAAATCTGGGTCAAGTCGCGAAGCAACAAAAGCAGCAGAAAAATTAGGTTATTTTACTGTACTTTTTACTAACAACAAAAAGCAATTACAGCAGAGAAAAGCCTACCCAGATATTCATCAAATGGTTCTTATTGATACTTCGAATATAGAAAACATGAAAGTTGAGATTCATAATTTAATTAAATTCGGATTAGAAATAAAATCTATTGTTAGTTTTGTCGACCCTTTTGTCCATATTGCCTCAATTTTATGTGATGAATTTTGTGATAACTATACATCTTCAACAGCTATTGAAATGATGGAGGATAAAGAGAAAACTAGAAATTTTTTAAAGAATCAGCCTTATTCGCCTAAGTTTTTTCTTCTCAAGCCAAGTGAGGCCGTCTCTAATAACTTTGAATTCCCACTTATTGTGAAATCTCCAAAATCAACAGGCTCTAAAGATGTTTTGTTAGCAAACGACTCAAGTGAACTGAACAAACACCTGAGCTATCTACGAAGTAAAAATCCTCGTGAAACACTTATGATTGAAGAATATATCGAAGGTCCGCAATATTTAGTAGAAGCACTTGTCTATAAACGTCAAGCTAATATCATCGGTATTATCGAACAAGAAATTACTCAAGGTAAACGTTTTATCATTACTGGATACGGTGTTCTCGTTAAAGCTCCAAAAGAAATTCAAAGTGGTCTTGAGGAAGTTCTCAAATCTATTGTAAAAGAGTTTAACATCGAAAATGGTGCTTTGCATTTAGAGCTTCGTTTAACAAAGAACGGCTGGAAGCTTATCGAGATTAATCCTCGAATTTCAGGGGGGGCAATGAATACTATGCTTCACGCTGCTTTTGGATTTAGTTTAGTGGAAGAAACGCTTAAACTATTCTTAGGTGAACAGCCCGATATCAAACCAAAGCATAGAAAGTTTGTTTATACAAAATACATCATTGTAGAAAGTAAGGGTATTTTAGAAAAAGTTCTTGGAAGAAATAGAGCAACGAATTCACCAGGAGTTGTGGATGTATATGTGAAGCCAAAAAGAGGGACATTATTGACCCCTCCTTTATCGATGGGACATCGTTATGCATATGTAATTGCGGAAGGCGCAACATTAGCTGAAGCAAAAAATAAAGCCATAGAAGCCGCAAAAGAAATAAAATTCATTCTCAAAGCATCTTAG
- a CDS encoding VOC family protein, producing the protein MIIGLHHVQITIPKGQEDQGKHFYCTTLGLKEIEKPDSLKGRGGFWLQVGNKEVHVGTEDDFDRLTTKAHIAYQVENIDYWKKVLAEHHIEILDSVPIPHFERFEFRDPFGNRVEMIQEI; encoded by the coding sequence ATGATTATTGGCTTACACCATGTTCAAATAACTATTCCAAAAGGTCAGGAAGATCAGGGCAAACATTTTTATTGTACGACGTTAGGGTTAAAAGAGATTGAAAAACCAGATTCTCTAAAAGGTCGAGGTGGATTTTGGTTACAGGTCGGCAATAAAGAGGTACATGTAGGAACAGAGGATGACTTTGATAGACTAACGACAAAAGCTCATATTGCCTATCAAGTTGAAAATATAGATTATTGGAAAAAAGTATTAGCTGAACATCATATAGAAATATTAGACTCAGTTCCTATTCCTCATTTTGAACGCTTTGAATTTAGAGATCCATTTGGTAATAGAGTTGAGATGATTCAAGAAATTTAA
- a CDS encoding sensor histidine kinase: MLFLVAFYIALWFKDWRLLGASLIGFTLIVILGIYEGSTMLVFGFTFADLLGRAKTKWHIAVGMFAIALMFFIVIWFEPGTSFTLETEVLIPIMIIQLLFPMLIYYVEKSKKLQTELTEVNTQLVQQEERQRIARDLHDTIGHTLTMIKIKTELTSKLVDKDTMRVKEELNEILATTRTALKQVRELVSDMNFISLESELILCQQHLQTADISIKIKNNCPKLLLASVEETMLSLCLREATTNIIKHSQAKKCQIDIYYINGILTFKIFDDGVGLHNQGHGNGLSSMKERMNALQGSASIDNLATAGTIVTLTLPIQQYRKEHNI, from the coding sequence ATGTTATTTTTAGTAGCCTTCTATATTGCTTTATGGTTTAAAGATTGGCGTTTACTTGGAGCTTCTTTAATAGGTTTTACTCTTATTGTCATACTAGGTATTTATGAAGGTTCTACTATGTTAGTTTTTGGATTTACATTTGCTGATTTACTTGGAAGAGCTAAAACTAAGTGGCATATTGCAGTAGGAATGTTTGCAATTGCCCTTATGTTTTTTATAGTTATTTGGTTTGAACCTGGAACATCTTTTACATTAGAAACCGAAGTTTTAATACCAATAATGATCATTCAGCTACTTTTTCCAATGCTAATCTATTATGTAGAAAAATCAAAAAAACTACAGACAGAATTAACAGAGGTAAATACTCAGCTTGTACAGCAAGAAGAAAGACAACGTATTGCTAGAGACCTCCATGATACGATTGGTCATACATTGACAATGATTAAAATAAAAACAGAACTAACATCAAAATTAGTCGATAAAGATACTATGCGTGTTAAAGAAGAGTTAAATGAGATTTTAGCAACAACGCGGACAGCACTTAAGCAAGTAAGAGAATTAGTGTCCGATATGAATTTTATTTCGTTAGAGAGTGAGCTAATACTTTGTCAACAGCATTTACAAACAGCAGATATTTCCATAAAAATTAAAAATAATTGCCCAAAACTACTACTAGCAAGTGTGGAAGAAACGATGCTGTCCTTATGTCTTCGGGAAGCAACTACAAATATTATTAAACATAGTCAAGCGAAAAAATGCCAAATAGATATCTACTATATAAATGGAATATTAACATTTAAAATTTTTGACGATGGTGTGGGCTTACATAATCAAGGCCATGGCAATGGATTATCATCGATGAAAGAAAGAATGAATGCCCTTCAAGGAAGTGCGTCCATTGACAATTTAGCGACAGCTGGAACGATTGTGACGTTAACACTACCTATCCAACAATACAGAAAGGAACATAATATATGA
- a CDS encoding PepSY domain-containing protein encodes MKNPLYQSFWRMHFYAALFITPLLISLTLSGIGYLFYTDVEDHLYDNYFFGDSGKTEELSIDEAVKLAEESYAGYKTNKIIELEEPYNTRLTMKNADGEERYVFLDDHNQIIGGQDAGYTFSNIMRNLHSSLFIGGTFVNYLVELAACWAVFLLLSGIYMTFKAKLLKKTKQTNKRQKSRKFHALIGTIITIPMLVIIFTGLPWSAVMGNFIYQASQDHPSFGTPLLQQQPPTSDVSEIPWATRKETPPTSDSGHAAHHGMKESTVCGANPYQLSVEKLQHEIDAMNISKPYAIIYPTSDVGVYTVAKSSNTGVTGLDVSPYDETTMYFDQYSGKFIDKVDYEDYGILAKWFTWGIPLHEGHLFGWPNKLINLLVCVAFLVVIAWGIRTWVLRKKKDHLSAPPKISQKVSIPFIIFMIILGILMPLFGLSLIAVVLIEIIINLVSKNKKEVN; translated from the coding sequence ATGAAAAACCCGCTTTATCAGAGTTTTTGGCGAATGCACTTTTATGCCGCATTATTTATTACTCCACTGCTTATTTCGCTAACACTCAGTGGTATAGGTTATCTATTTTATACCGATGTTGAAGATCATTTATATGATAACTACTTTTTTGGTGATAGTGGAAAAACCGAAGAACTATCCATTGACGAGGCTGTTAAACTTGCAGAAGAATCATATGCTGGCTATAAAACAAATAAAATTATTGAGTTAGAAGAACCATATAATACACGTTTAACGATGAAAAATGCAGATGGGGAAGAGAGATATGTGTTCTTAGATGATCATAACCAAATTATTGGTGGTCAAGATGCTGGTTACACATTTTCTAATATTATGAGAAATTTGCATAGTTCTTTATTTATCGGAGGAACTTTTGTCAATTATTTAGTAGAATTAGCTGCGTGTTGGGCTGTTTTTTTACTGCTTTCAGGCATATATATGACGTTTAAAGCAAAACTACTAAAGAAAACAAAGCAGACAAACAAACGTCAAAAAAGTAGAAAATTTCATGCGCTTATTGGGACAATTATTACGATCCCGATGCTTGTTATTATTTTCACAGGCTTACCTTGGTCTGCGGTGATGGGGAATTTTATTTACCAAGCTTCACAAGATCATCCGTCTTTCGGCACGCCATTATTGCAGCAACAGCCACCTACATCTGATGTAAGTGAGATTCCTTGGGCTACTCGTAAAGAAACCCCTCCAACGTCAGATTCAGGACATGCAGCACATCATGGTATGAAAGAAAGTACGGTCTGTGGTGCTAACCCTTACCAACTAAGTGTAGAAAAGCTACAACATGAAATTGATGCAATGAATATATCAAAACCTTACGCGATTATCTATCCTACTAGTGATGTCGGTGTCTATACAGTTGCAAAGTCTAGTAACACAGGTGTAACAGGCCTTGATGTTAGCCCGTATGATGAAACAACGATGTATTTTGATCAATATAGTGGGAAGTTTATTGACAAGGTTGACTATGAGGACTATGGCATTCTTGCGAAATGGTTCACTTGGGGAATTCCTTTACATGAAGGTCACTTGTTTGGCTGGCCAAATAAATTAATCAATTTACTAGTATGTGTAGCATTTTTAGTGGTTATTGCTTGGGGAATTAGAACATGGGTACTACGCAAGAAGAAAGATCATCTTTCTGCACCACCTAAAATCTCTCAAAAAGTATCTATTCCTTTTATCATTTTCATGATTATTTTAGGTATTCTGATGCCACTATTTGGACTTTCTTTAATAGCTGTTGTACTGATAGAAATAATCATAAATTTGGTATCTAAAAATAAAAAAGAAGTCAATTAA
- a CDS encoding NlpC/P60 family protein produces the protein MNKRFLTTTLALTIGFSTLGMVQPAVHPIEVEAATTNAQNNAQAVAAKADQLIQTGKSLIGKATYSNTQYKPTYPYKFSCASFLMYIFEKNGVDLGTYNEDYMMQQGTYVARNQLQKGDLLFFKSKKTGTDPDHVGMYIGDNKMIHMADSKQNIVISDLNSKPYYKDSYVTARRVLPTLLSANPATKGDKIVENAFNYKNKVTISSTNNESNLRFTAPGFVDFIYRKSGIKLGTTNLKELMNVGTTVSSTNLKKGDLVFFNSVKGSKTPSSVAIYAGDSRLIIPNSDGVTTRVLMVDYYKQHYITAKRVF, from the coding sequence ATGAATAAACGATTTTTAACTACAACATTAGCATTGACGATAGGTTTTAGCACATTGGGAATGGTACAACCAGCTGTCCATCCAATAGAAGTAGAGGCTGCAACAACAAATGCTCAAAATAACGCACAGGCTGTTGCTGCGAAAGCGGATCAATTAATTCAAACTGGAAAAAGCTTAATTGGTAAGGCGACATACAGTAATACTCAATACAAGCCTACATATCCATATAAGTTTTCTTGCGCTTCATTTTTAATGTACATTTTCGAGAAGAACGGTGTTGATCTTGGGACTTATAATGAAGATTATATGATGCAGCAAGGGACATACGTAGCGAGAAATCAATTACAAAAAGGTGATTTACTATTCTTTAAGAGTAAAAAGACAGGGACAGATCCTGATCATGTGGGTATGTATATTGGCGACAATAAAATGATTCACATGGCTGATTCTAAGCAAAACATTGTTATTTCTGATTTAAACAGTAAACCTTATTACAAAGATAGTTATGTAACTGCCCGCAGAGTATTACCTACTTTACTTTCAGCTAATCCTGCAACGAAAGGTGATAAAATTGTTGAAAACGCCTTTAATTATAAAAATAAAGTAACAATTAGCTCAACGAATAACGAATCAAATCTACGCTTTACAGCACCAGGATTCGTAGACTTTATCTATCGTAAGAGTGGAATTAAACTTGGTACAACCAATTTAAAAGAACTAATGAACGTTGGCACAACGGTTTCAAGTACCAATTTAAAAAAGGGCGATTTGGTGTTCTTTAATAGTGTGAAAGGCTCTAAAACTCCATCATCCGTAGCTATCTATGCAGGAGATTCTCGTCTCATCATTCCGAATTCTGATGGTGTTACTACGAGAGTACTAATGGTTGACTATTATAAACAGCATTATATTACAGCCAAACGTGTGTTTTAA
- the murF gene encoding UDP-N-acetylmuramoyl-tripeptide--D-alanyl-D-alanine ligase → MKPLTVQDLTVITAGRLVQGSKEVLIQHGAYRLKQVKRPNTLLFMSKRIVNWKDLEPFYPIVLVTDRLYSQYVIPEQITIIKVNNIDEAYWKFVNYYRNQFDIPIVAITGTSGKSTTKEMIKHILSNEKNVVSTPLSSNSRTASLQYLLNIDDDTDAAVFETAVGSPGDVRNAGEYFKPTIGIITNIGAHHLNYCKTLEGYIQAKGEMLDIISPTGSLILNAEDININKIDLSKFKGRIIKVGKHESCDFRASNIRYHNNGMLFNVHHKKKLYEIFVPGFGEHQVYNALAAIAAIYEMDLPISLAAKRLPSFKKLNKQLQVFKGINNSVLIDDTWNITTTSLEAGLKVLNALGEGKKKIAILGTITDLGSWGYIIHEQAGELISQIGVDVLITIGEHASIMAVHAIEAGLTSPVYIFKNSTRVYKLLDEIVDENTILFIKGDMYSREVSKLADDLKIKKSSTSD, encoded by the coding sequence ATGAAGCCTCTTACGGTGCAGGATTTAACAGTCATTACTGCAGGCCGATTAGTGCAAGGGTCGAAGGAAGTGTTAATTCAACATGGAGCTTATCGACTGAAGCAAGTGAAAAGACCAAATACCTTACTTTTTATGAGTAAGCGTATTGTCAACTGGAAAGACTTAGAGCCATTTTATCCTATAGTCCTTGTAACCGATAGACTATACAGTCAATATGTAATACCTGAGCAAATAACCATCATTAAAGTAAATAATATAGATGAGGCATATTGGAAATTCGTAAATTATTATCGCAATCAATTTGATATCCCTATCGTAGCCATTACTGGTACTTCTGGTAAATCGACGACAAAGGAAATGATCAAACATATACTTTCTAATGAAAAAAATGTAGTATCCACGCCACTTAGTAGTAATTCTAGAACCGCTTCTTTGCAATATTTACTGAATATTGATGATGATACCGACGCAGCTGTTTTTGAAACTGCTGTTGGTTCACCGGGGGACGTCCGAAATGCAGGGGAATACTTCAAGCCTACTATTGGGATTATTACAAATATAGGAGCACATCATTTAAATTATTGCAAAACTTTAGAGGGGTATATCCAAGCAAAGGGTGAAATGTTGGACATTATTAGTCCTACAGGCTCATTAATCCTTAATGCTGAGGATATCAACATAAATAAAATAGATTTATCGAAGTTTAAAGGACGCATCATTAAGGTAGGTAAGCATGAATCTTGTGATTTTCGAGCAAGTAATATCCGCTACCACAATAATGGTATGCTGTTCAACGTCCATCACAAGAAGAAACTCTATGAAATCTTTGTACCAGGTTTTGGCGAGCATCAAGTATATAATGCCCTTGCTGCTATTGCAGCTATTTATGAAATGGATTTGCCGATTTCGTTGGCAGCAAAAAGACTGCCATCATTCAAAAAATTGAATAAGCAACTTCAAGTATTTAAGGGCATTAATAATTCCGTATTAATAGATGATACATGGAATATTACGACAACTTCTTTGGAGGCAGGATTAAAGGTTTTGAATGCTCTCGGAGAAGGCAAGAAAAAGATTGCCATTCTTGGAACGATTACAGATTTAGGGTCTTGGGGATATATTATTCACGAGCAAGCAGGAGAATTAATCAGTCAAATTGGGGTCGATGTACTCATTACGATAGGGGAACATGCAAGCATTATGGCGGTTCATGCCATTGAGGCAGGACTTACTTCACCTGTTTATATCTTTAAAAATAGTACGCGCGTCTATAAATTGTTAGATGAAATTGTAGATGAAAACACTATTCTTTTCATTAAAGGAGATATGTACAGTAGGGAAGTTTCGAAGTTGGCAGATGATTTAAAAATAAAAAAATCATCTACTTCTGATTAG
- a CDS encoding DUF5367 domain-containing protein produces MRFFLCWGFGIWLIASAVFRLMGQYFFILEKPFLMIGAYILAIPLIWLVTVPIYSLKKKSGSKQLQAAICIALPGMLIDAVVLLFFDTIFTNLPANLDRYFASWLLWAYSLILLTGFIKTSFRTNH; encoded by the coding sequence ATGCGATTCTTTTTATGTTGGGGGTTTGGGATTTGGCTTATAGCAAGTGCTGTATTTCGATTAATGGGACAGTACTTTTTTATCCTTGAGAAACCTTTCCTCATGATAGGTGCTTACATTTTGGCTATTCCGCTCATTTGGCTAGTAACTGTCCCAATCTATTCTCTAAAAAAGAAATCGGGCTCAAAACAACTACAAGCAGCAATTTGCATCGCATTACCAGGAATGCTCATCGATGCAGTCGTATTATTATTTTTTGATACTATTTTTACGAATTTACCAGCTAACTTAGATCGCTATTTTGCTTCATGGCTGCTATGGGCCTATTCCCTCATCCTTCTAACTGGTTTCATTAAAACTTCATTTCGGACAAATCACTAG
- the murF gene encoding UDP-N-acetylmuramoyl-tripeptide--D-alanyl-D-alanine ligase, with the protein MQHISVSDIRKILHGELISGSELWSVKHAIYYNRHELTQNHTLMFVSKNDTINWQEIDRKGPSLVISDKSSEELKKSLKNTTVIRVKSIVQTYWKFIEYYRNLFQIPVVALTGTCGKTTTKEMIKHIASKEWNVQASVSSKNEPRQSLPYLTGIDQKTKAAIFELGLGNVGNIKHQCMIYQPTIGIITNIGVHHLDGCNNLDGYIKAKAEILEGIRKGGTLIINGDDENIKKIPLHKFTGKIITFGVHEKSDYQATNIQFTKDGMKFVLNVSNEKYNLFVPGYGEHQVYNALAAIAAVKEMGLSIACAISHLKTFKTMARHLEFSTGIGNCTIVDDTWTNNPTSVEAALKVLDSIGKGKKVILILGDIKRLGRFEEKYHREIGTMVSARNVDTLITVGKRAENIANQALKEGTKAEVHKFTNVTGVLDVLKPKLDSDTIVLIKGPMSSKSMIEFANQLKNK; encoded by the coding sequence TTGCAACATATAAGTGTTAGCGATATAAGAAAAATATTGCATGGAGAATTAATAAGCGGCTCTGAACTCTGGTCTGTAAAACATGCAATTTATTATAACCGACATGAACTGACACAAAATCATACACTTATGTTTGTTAGTAAAAATGATACAATCAACTGGCAAGAGATAGATCGAAAGGGCCCATCTCTAGTCATTTCGGATAAATCATCAGAAGAATTGAAAAAATCGCTGAAGAATACGACCGTTATTCGCGTTAAGAGTATTGTGCAGACCTATTGGAAATTCATTGAATATTACAGAAATCTATTTCAAATACCAGTGGTTGCTTTAACAGGAACGTGTGGTAAAACGACAACGAAAGAAATGATTAAACACATAGCTAGTAAGGAATGGAATGTTCAAGCATCTGTGAGCAGTAAAAATGAGCCACGGCAATCTTTACCGTACTTGACTGGGATCGATCAGAAAACAAAAGCAGCTATCTTCGAATTGGGTTTGGGAAATGTAGGGAATATAAAACACCAATGTATGATCTATCAGCCTACGATTGGTATTATTACGAATATAGGTGTCCATCATTTAGATGGATGTAATAATCTTGACGGCTATATAAAAGCAAAGGCAGAAATTTTAGAAGGAATCAGAAAAGGTGGCACGTTAATCATTAATGGTGATGATGAGAACATTAAAAAAATCCCCTTGCATAAATTTACAGGGAAGATTATTACCTTTGGCGTACACGAAAAGTCAGATTATCAAGCGACTAACATTCAATTTACAAAAGATGGCATGAAATTTGTACTAAACGTGTCCAATGAAAAGTACAATTTATTCGTTCCAGGATACGGAGAACACCAAGTATATAATGCATTAGCGGCTATAGCTGCCGTAAAGGAAATGGGACTGTCAATTGCCTGCGCTATTTCGCATTTAAAAACGTTCAAAACGATGGCAAGACACCTAGAGTTTTCAACTGGTATTGGGAATTGTACTATTGTAGATGATACATGGACAAATAACCCGACTTCTGTTGAAGCAGCTTTAAAGGTATTAGATTCGATAGGTAAAGGGAAAAAAGTAATTCTTATTTTAGGTGACATTAAGCGATTAGGTAGATTCGAAGAAAAATATCATCGAGAGATTGGCACAATGGTCTCGGCCAGAAATGTTGATACGCTTATTACGGTTGGCAAAAGAGCAGAAAATATTGCGAATCAAGCGTTGAAGGAAGGAACGAAGGCAGAGGTTCATAAGTTTACTAACGTGACAGGAGTTTTAGATGTACTTAAGCCTAAGCTTGATAGTGATACAATTGTCCTTATTAAAGGTCCCATGTCTAGTAAATCCATGATTGAATTTGCGAATCAGTTAAAAAATAAATAA